The Dama dama isolate Ldn47 chromosome 25, ASM3311817v1, whole genome shotgun sequence genome window below encodes:
- the C25H5orf22 gene encoding UPF0489 protein C5orf22 homolog isoform X2 yields the protein MSESGGQRARLRRYPELPVWVVEDHQEVLPYIYRAIGSKHLPASNISFVHFDSHPDLLIPVDMPADTVFDKETLFGELSIENWIMPAVYAGHFSHVVWLHPTWAQQIREGRHHFLVGKDTSTTTIRVTSTDHYFLSDGLYVTEDLLENPKPLQLDVIMVKPYKLCHSQGENDVVSSAKKPKLALEDSENTASTNGDSCSEGLEKDTVTQRRDHTCLQPSCSCSSESQECQTAVSTGEILEILEKRDAFVLDIDLDFFSVKNPFKEMFTQEEYKILQELYQFKKPGSNLTEEDLVDCVDNRIHQLEDLEAAFADLCDGDDEETVQKWASNPGMELLVPLVQSLKKRMEAPDYEMVHQAGLTCDYSELPHHISTEQEIEHLIQSLHNVLKNLPKPTLVTIASAFLGWQTGVLFLFDIMLRPAAQHPSRFPT from the exons ATGAGTGAATCCGGGGGACAGCGTGCCCGGCTCCGGCGCTATCCTGAGCTCCCGGTGTGGGTGGTGGAGGATCATCAGGAG GTTCTGCCCTATATATATCGGGCCATTGGCTCAAAACATCTTCCTGCAAGTAATATAAGTTTTGTGCATTTTGATTCACATCCAGACCTCCTTATTCCTGTGGATATGCCAGCTGACACTGTATTTGATAAGGAAACACTTTTCGG AGAATTAAGTATTGAGAATTGGATTATGCCTGCAGTTTATGCTGGCCATTTTTCTCATGTAGTATGGCTTCATCCCACATGGGCTCAGCAAATCAGAGAGGGCAGGCATCATTTTTTAGTAGGCAAAGACACTTCTACCACAACAATCAG GGTTACAAGTACAGATCATTACTTCCTAAGTGATGGCCTTTATGTAActgaagacctgctggagaaccCAAAACCTTTACAATTGGATGTAATTATGGTAAAACCTTATAAACTCTGTCACAGTCAAGGAGAAAATGATGTAGTGTCTTCTGCTAAGAAGCCAAAGCTAGCCCTGGAGGACTCAGAGAACACTGCCTCTACTAATGGTGACTCTTGTTcagaaggactggaaaaggacacaGTGACACAGAGAAGGGACCACACTTGTCTACAACCATCATGTTCGTGTTCTTCTGAAAGCCAAGAATGCCAGACTGCAGTTAGCACTGGAGAGATTCTGGAAATTTTGGAGAAAAGGGATGCATTTGTTTTAGATATtgacttagattttttttcagtcaagaatCCCTTCAAAGAAATGTTCACTCAG GAGGAGTACAAAATCTTACAAGAACTGTACCAATTTAAAAAGCCTGGAAGCAACCTGACAGAG GAAGATTTGGTAGATTGTGTTGATAATCGAATTCATCAATTAGAAGATTTAGAAGCTGCTTTTGCTGATTTGTGTGATGGCGATGATGAAGAAACTGTACAGAAATGGGCTTCAAACCCTGG AATGGAATTACTAGTTCCACTGGTACAGAGTTTGAAAAAACGGATGGAAGCACCGGACTATGAAATG GTTCACCAGGCTGGTCTAACCTGTGATTATTCAGAACTCCCTCACCATATCAGCACAGAACAAGAAATTGAACATCTTATTCAGTCTTTGCATAATGTTCTAAAAAATTTACCAAAACCTACTCTAGTGACAATTGCAAG tgcttTTCTTGGATGGCAGactggtgttttatttttatttgacatcATGCTAAGACCGGCAGCACAACACCCTAGTAGATTTCCTACATAA
- the C25H5orf22 gene encoding UPF0489 protein C5orf22 homolog isoform X1 — MSESGGQRARLRRYPELPVWVVEDHQEVLPYIYRAIGSKHLPASNISFVHFDSHPDLLIPVDMPADTVFDKETLFGELSIENWIMPAVYAGHFSHVVWLHPTWAQQIREGRHHFLVGKDTSTTTIRVTSTDHYFLSDGLYVTEDLLENPKPLQLDVIMVKPYKLCHSQGENDVVSSAKKPKLALEDSENTASTNGDSCSEGLEKDTVTQRRDHTCLQPSCSCSSESQECQTAVSTGEILEILEKRDAFVLDIDLDFFSVKNPFKEMFTQEEYKILQELYQFKKPGSNLTEEDLVDCVDNRIHQLEDLEAAFADLCDGDDEETVQKWASNPGMELLVPLVQSLKKRMEAPDYEMVHQAGLTCDYSELPHHISTEQEIEHLIQSLHNVLKNLPKPTLVTIARSSLDDYCPSEQVETIQEKVLSVLRSLYGTLDIHLVYSAESTAS; from the exons ATGAGTGAATCCGGGGGACAGCGTGCCCGGCTCCGGCGCTATCCTGAGCTCCCGGTGTGGGTGGTGGAGGATCATCAGGAG GTTCTGCCCTATATATATCGGGCCATTGGCTCAAAACATCTTCCTGCAAGTAATATAAGTTTTGTGCATTTTGATTCACATCCAGACCTCCTTATTCCTGTGGATATGCCAGCTGACACTGTATTTGATAAGGAAACACTTTTCGG AGAATTAAGTATTGAGAATTGGATTATGCCTGCAGTTTATGCTGGCCATTTTTCTCATGTAGTATGGCTTCATCCCACATGGGCTCAGCAAATCAGAGAGGGCAGGCATCATTTTTTAGTAGGCAAAGACACTTCTACCACAACAATCAG GGTTACAAGTACAGATCATTACTTCCTAAGTGATGGCCTTTATGTAActgaagacctgctggagaaccCAAAACCTTTACAATTGGATGTAATTATGGTAAAACCTTATAAACTCTGTCACAGTCAAGGAGAAAATGATGTAGTGTCTTCTGCTAAGAAGCCAAAGCTAGCCCTGGAGGACTCAGAGAACACTGCCTCTACTAATGGTGACTCTTGTTcagaaggactggaaaaggacacaGTGACACAGAGAAGGGACCACACTTGTCTACAACCATCATGTTCGTGTTCTTCTGAAAGCCAAGAATGCCAGACTGCAGTTAGCACTGGAGAGATTCTGGAAATTTTGGAGAAAAGGGATGCATTTGTTTTAGATATtgacttagattttttttcagtcaagaatCCCTTCAAAGAAATGTTCACTCAG GAGGAGTACAAAATCTTACAAGAACTGTACCAATTTAAAAAGCCTGGAAGCAACCTGACAGAG GAAGATTTGGTAGATTGTGTTGATAATCGAATTCATCAATTAGAAGATTTAGAAGCTGCTTTTGCTGATTTGTGTGATGGCGATGATGAAGAAACTGTACAGAAATGGGCTTCAAACCCTGG AATGGAATTACTAGTTCCACTGGTACAGAGTTTGAAAAAACGGATGGAAGCACCGGACTATGAAATG GTTCACCAGGCTGGTCTAACCTGTGATTATTCAGAACTCCCTCACCATATCAGCACAGAACAAGAAATTGAACATCTTATTCAGTCTTTGCATAATGTTCTAAAAAATTTACCAAAACCTACTCTAGTGACAATTGCAAG GTCAAGTCTGGATGATTACTGTCCTTCTGAGCAAGTTGAAACCATTCAAGAAAAAGTCCTCAGTGTACTACGCTCCCTCTATGGGACTCTAGACATTCACCTGGTGTATTCAGCAGAGTCCACTGCATCTTGA
- the C25H5orf22 gene encoding UPF0489 protein C5orf22 homolog isoform X3: MPAVYAGHFSHVVWLHPTWAQQIREGRHHFLVGKDTSTTTIRVTSTDHYFLSDGLYVTEDLLENPKPLQLDVIMVKPYKLCHSQGENDVVSSAKKPKLALEDSENTASTNGDSCSEGLEKDTVTQRRDHTCLQPSCSCSSESQECQTAVSTGEILEILEKRDAFVLDIDLDFFSVKNPFKEMFTQEEYKILQELYQFKKPGSNLTEEDLVDCVDNRIHQLEDLEAAFADLCDGDDEETVQKWASNPGMELLVPLVQSLKKRMEAPDYEMVHQAGLTCDYSELPHHISTEQEIEHLIQSLHNVLKNLPKPTLVTIARSSLDDYCPSEQVETIQEKVLSVLRSLYGTLDIHLVYSAESTAS, from the exons ATGCCTGCAGTTTATGCTGGCCATTTTTCTCATGTAGTATGGCTTCATCCCACATGGGCTCAGCAAATCAGAGAGGGCAGGCATCATTTTTTAGTAGGCAAAGACACTTCTACCACAACAATCAG GGTTACAAGTACAGATCATTACTTCCTAAGTGATGGCCTTTATGTAActgaagacctgctggagaaccCAAAACCTTTACAATTGGATGTAATTATGGTAAAACCTTATAAACTCTGTCACAGTCAAGGAGAAAATGATGTAGTGTCTTCTGCTAAGAAGCCAAAGCTAGCCCTGGAGGACTCAGAGAACACTGCCTCTACTAATGGTGACTCTTGTTcagaaggactggaaaaggacacaGTGACACAGAGAAGGGACCACACTTGTCTACAACCATCATGTTCGTGTTCTTCTGAAAGCCAAGAATGCCAGACTGCAGTTAGCACTGGAGAGATTCTGGAAATTTTGGAGAAAAGGGATGCATTTGTTTTAGATATtgacttagattttttttcagtcaagaatCCCTTCAAAGAAATGTTCACTCAG GAGGAGTACAAAATCTTACAAGAACTGTACCAATTTAAAAAGCCTGGAAGCAACCTGACAGAG GAAGATTTGGTAGATTGTGTTGATAATCGAATTCATCAATTAGAAGATTTAGAAGCTGCTTTTGCTGATTTGTGTGATGGCGATGATGAAGAAACTGTACAGAAATGGGCTTCAAACCCTGG AATGGAATTACTAGTTCCACTGGTACAGAGTTTGAAAAAACGGATGGAAGCACCGGACTATGAAATG GTTCACCAGGCTGGTCTAACCTGTGATTATTCAGAACTCCCTCACCATATCAGCACAGAACAAGAAATTGAACATCTTATTCAGTCTTTGCATAATGTTCTAAAAAATTTACCAAAACCTACTCTAGTGACAATTGCAAG GTCAAGTCTGGATGATTACTGTCCTTCTGAGCAAGTTGAAACCATTCAAGAAAAAGTCCTCAGTGTACTACGCTCCCTCTATGGGACTCTAGACATTCACCTGGTGTATTCAGCAGAGTCCACTGCATCTTGA